From the Vulpes lagopus strain Blue_001 chromosome 15, ASM1834538v1, whole genome shotgun sequence genome, one window contains:
- the LGR4 gene encoding LOW QUALITY PROTEIN: leucine-rich repeat-containing G-protein coupled receptor 4 (The sequence of the model RefSeq protein was modified relative to this genomic sequence to represent the inferred CDS: deleted 1 base in 1 codon), translating into MPGPLGLLCLLALGLRGAAEPSGAAPPLCAAPCSCDGDRRVDCSGRGLAAVPEGLSAFTQALDISMNNITQLPEDAFKNFPFLEELRLAGNDLSFIHPKALSGLKELKVLTLQNNQLKTVPSEAIRGLSALQSLRLDANHITSVPEDSFEGLAQLRHLWLDDNSLTEVPVHPLSNLPTLQALTLALNKISSIPDYAFTNLSSLVVLHLHNNKIKNLGQHCFDGLDNLETLDLNYNNLGEFPQAIKALPSLKELLFHSNSISVIPDGAFDGNPLLRTIHLYDNPLSFVGNSAFHNLSDLHSLVIRGASMVQQFPNLTGTVHLESLTLTGTKISSISSNLCQEQKMLRTLDLSYNNIKDLPSFNGCHALEEISLQRNQIHQIKEGTFQGLVSLRILDLSRNLIHEIHSRAFAKLGSITNLDISFNELTSFPTEGLNGLNQLKLVGNLKLKEALAAKDFVNLRSLSVPYAYQCCAFWGCDSYAHSNTEDTSLQDHSVAKEKGPTDVAGVTSSAENEEHSQIIIHCTPSTGAFKPCEYLLGSWMIRLTVWFIFLVALSFNLLVIITTFASCSSLPSSKLFIGLISVSNLFMGAYTGILTFLDAVSWGRFAEFGIWWEIGSGCRIAGFLAIFSSESAIFLLMLAAVERSLSVKDMMKNGKSNHLKQFRIAALFAFLGAAAAGCFPLFHRGEYSASPLCLPFPTGETPSLGFTVTLVLLNSLAFLLMAIIYTKLYCNLEKEDLSENSHSSMIKHVAWLIFTNCIFFCPVAFFSFAPLITAISISPEIMKSVTLIFFPLPACLNPVLYVFFNPKFKEDWKLLKRHITKKSGSVSVSISSQAGCVDQDFYYDCGMYSHLQGNLTVCDCCESFLLTKPVSCKHLIKSHSCPALAVGSCQRPDSYWSDCGTQSAHSDYADEEDSFVSDSSDQVQACGRACFYQSRGFPLVRYAYNLPRVKD; encoded by the exons acGATTGGCTGGCAACGACCTTTCTTTTATCCACCCAAAGGCCTTGTCTGGGTTGAAAGAACTCAAAGTTCT AACCCTGCAGAACAATCAGTTGAAAACAGTACCCAGTGAAGCCATTCGAGGACTGAGTGCTTTGCAGTCTTT gCGTCTAGATGCCAACCATATTACCTCAGTCCCCGAGGACAGTTTTGAGGGGCTCGCTCAGTTACGACACCTGTGGCTGGACGACAACAGCTTGACGGAGGTGCCTGTGCATCCTCTCAGCAACCTGCCCACCCTGCAGGCCCTCACCCTGGCTCTCAACAAAATCTCGAGCATCCCCGACTATGCGTTTACCAACCTCTCGAGCCTGGTGGTTCT GCATCTTcataacaataaaattaaaaacctgggTCAGCACTGTTTCGATGGACTAGATAACCTGGAGACCTT GGACTTGAATTATAACAACTTGGGGGAATTTCCTCAGGCTATTAAAGCCCTTCCTAGCCTAAAAGAGCT GTTATTTCATAGTAATTCTATTTCTGTTATCCCCGATGGAGCCTTTGATGGCAATCCACTCTTAAGAACAAT ACATTTGTATGATAATCCTCTGTCTTTTGTGGGGAACTCAGCATTTCACAATTTATCTGATCTGCATTCCTT AGTCATTCGGGGTGCAAGCATGGTACAGCAGTTCCCCAACCTGACTGGAACCGTCCATCTGGAGAGTCT GACCTTGACAGGCACAAAGATAAGCAGCATATCCAGCAACTTGTGCCAAGAACAAAAGATGCTTAGGACTTT GGATTTGTCTTACAACAATATAAAAGACCTTCCAAGCTTTAATGGTTGCCATGCTCTGGAAGAAAT ttctctgcAACGTAATCAGATCCACCAAATAAAAGAAGGTACTTTTCAAGGCCTGGTCTCTCTGCGGATCCT AGATCTGAGTAGGAACCTGATCCATGAAATTCACAGCAGAGCTTTTGCCAAGCTTGGGTCAATAACTAACCT AGATATAAGTTTCAATGAATTAACTTCATTTCCTACGGAAGGCCTCAATGGACTAAATCAGCTGAAACTTGTTGGCAACTTGAAGCTAAAAGAAGCC TTGGCAGCAAAAGACTTTGTTAATCTCAG GTCTTTATCCGTACCATATGCTTATCAGTGTTGTGCATTTTGGGGTTGTGACTCGTATGCACATTCAAACACGGAAGATACCAGCCTCCAAGACCACAGTGTGGCAAAGGAGAAAG GTCCCACCGATGTAGCAGGTGTCACGAGCAGTGCGGAAAATGAAGAACATAGTCAAATAATTATCCACTGTACGCCCTCCACAG GTGCTTTTAAGCCCTGTGAATATTTACTGGGAAGTTGGATGATCCGTCTTACTGTGTGGTTCATTTTCTTGGTCGCATTGTCTTTCAACCTGCTTGTCATTATAACCACATTTGCCTCTTGTtcatctctgccttcctccaAATTGTTCATAGGCCTGATTTCTGTATCCAACTTATTCATGGGAGCTTACACCGGCATCTTAACTTTTCTGGATGCCGTGTCCTGGGGCAGGTTTGCTGAATTTGGCATTTGGTGGGAGATCGGCAGTGGGTGCAGAATAGCGGGGTTCCTTGCTATTTTCTCTTCAGAAAGTGCCATATTTCTATTGATGTTGGCAGCTGTGGAAAGAAGCTTATCTGTCAAAGATATgatgaaaaatgggaaaagcaaTCATCTGAAGCAGTTCCGGATTGCTGCCCTTTTTGCTTTTCTGGGAGCTGCAGCGGCAGGCTGTTTTCCACTTTTCCATAGAGGGGAATACTCTGCATCACCCCTGTGCTTGCCATTCCCCACAGGAGAAACGCCCTCGTTAGGATTTACTGTGACCTTAGTGCTATTGAACTCGTTAGCATTTTTATTAATGGCCATTATCTACACAAAACTTTACTGCAACCTGGAAAAAGAGGACCTTTCAGAGAACTCGCATTCTAGCATGATTAAGCATGTCGCCTGGCTCATCTTCACCAATTGCATCTTTTTCTGCCCCGTTGCGTTTTTCTCATTTGCGCCGTTGATCACTGCAATCTCCATCAGCCCTGAAATAATGAAGTCTGTTACGCTGATATTTTTCCCGTTGCCCGCTTGCCTGAATCCAgtcctctatgttttcttcaacCCAAAGTTTAAAGAAGACTGGAAGTTACTGAAGCGACACATCACCAAGAAAAGCGGCTCGGTGTCAGTCTCCATCAGTAGCCAAGCAGGCTGTGTGGACCAGGATTTCTACTATGACTGTGGCATGTACTCGCATTTGCAGGGTAACCTGACTGTGTGTGACTGCTGTGAATCCTTTCTTTTGACAAAGCCAGTGTCCTGCAAACACTTAATAAAATCACACAGCTGTCCTGCGTTGGCCGTGGGTTCTTGCCAAAGACCAGACAGCTATTGGTCTGACTGTGGCACGCAATCGGCCCACTCCGATTATGCGGATGAAGAAGACTCCTTCGTCTCCGACAGTTCTGACCAGGTGCAGGCCTGTGGACGAGCCTGCTTCTATCAGAGTCGAGGATTCCCTTTGGTGCGCTATGCTTACAATCTACCACGAGTTAAAGACTGA